TACCCAGCGCGTTGGTGATCAGATCCAGCGCGAGCTGGCGTTGCTGATTTCGCGTGAGGTCAAGGACCCACGGCTGGGTATGGTGACCGTGACTGCGGTGGATGTCAGCCGTGATCTGGCACACGCAAAGGTGTTCATTACCCTGATGGGCAAGGACAGCGATGAGGATATCGCGCAGAATCTGGAGATCCTCAAGGATGCTGCCGGTTATCTGCGTATGTTGCTCGGCCGCAGCATGAAGCTGCGTAGCGTGCCGCAACTGCACTTCCATTATGATGAAAGTGTTCGTCGTGGGGTACGCTTGTCGTCATTGATCGAGCAGGCGGTGGCAGAAGATCGCCGGCACCATAAAGATAGTGGCGACAAGGAGTCGTGACCGTGGGAGTACGTCGCAAGCGCCGGGATGTCGATGGCGTACTGATTTTTGACAAGCCACTGGGCATGACCTCGAACGCCGCGCTGCAGAAGGTACGCTGGCTGTTCAATGCCAACAAGGGTGGGCATACCGGGAGTCTTGATCCTTTGGCCACTGGCGTACTGCCGCTGTGCCTGGGTGAAGCGACCAAGTTCTCCCAGTATTTGCTGGATGCCGACAAGGCCTATATCACCGAAGGTCGTCTGGGCATGACCACCACCACCGGCGATGCCGAAGGTGAGGTGCTGGAGATCAGGCCGGTGGCTGTCGATCTGGCGGCGGTCGAGGCGGTCTTGCCGCGTTTTCGTGGCGCCATCGAGCAGGTGCCGCCGATGTATTCGGCACTGAAAAAGGATGGCCAGCCGTTATACAAACTGGCGCGGGCCGGCGAAACCGTGGAGCGTGCTGCGCGATCTGTTACTATTGATCGATTAACCCTGCTGGGGCTGGATGGTGATCGTCTGCGCTTGCAGGTGCACTGCAGTAAAGGCACCTATATCCGCTCCCTGGTGGAAGATATCGGTCAGGCTCTGGGCTGCGGTGCCCATGTTTCGTCCTTGCGGCGGATTCAGGCTGGCCCTTTTGTCGAGGCTCAGTGCGTGACGCTGGAACAACTGGAAGCCATGCATGCCGACGGCGGCGCCGAGGCGCTGGATAGCCTGTTGCTGCCAATGGATAGCGGCCTGGAAGACTGGCCAGAAGTACAATTGACCGAGGATACCGCGCATTACCTGAACCATGGACAGGCAGTGCGCGTACCCGGTTCACCGGCCTTTGGTCTGGTCCGTCTGCGTGATCCGGCCGGGCGCTTTATCGGTATTGGTGAAATGACCGATGATGCACGCGTGGCACCGAAGCGTTTGATGCGCTTCAATGGCTGATAATTAAATCGCCTGTGGCTTCGGCTGCAGGAACCGAGTTGACCCGTCAGGGTCACAACGAGGGTGGCTGTCAACAGGCACGGTCATTC
This sequence is a window from Halopseudomonas salegens. Protein-coding genes within it:
- the rbfA gene encoding 30S ribosome-binding factor RbfA, translating into MAKEYSRTQRVGDQIQRELALLISREVKDPRLGMVTVTAVDVSRDLAHAKVFITLMGKDSDEDIAQNLEILKDAAGYLRMLLGRSMKLRSVPQLHFHYDESVRRGVRLSSLIEQAVAEDRRHHKDSGDKES
- the truB gene encoding tRNA pseudouridine(55) synthase TruB, with the protein product MGVRRKRRDVDGVLIFDKPLGMTSNAALQKVRWLFNANKGGHTGSLDPLATGVLPLCLGEATKFSQYLLDADKAYITEGRLGMTTTTGDAEGEVLEIRPVAVDLAAVEAVLPRFRGAIEQVPPMYSALKKDGQPLYKLARAGETVERAARSVTIDRLTLLGLDGDRLRLQVHCSKGTYIRSLVEDIGQALGCGAHVSSLRRIQAGPFVEAQCVTLEQLEAMHADGGAEALDSLLLPMDSGLEDWPEVQLTEDTAHYLNHGQAVRVPGSPAFGLVRLRDPAGRFIGIGEMTDDARVAPKRLMRFNG